The genomic DNA GTACGCGGCCAACGCCGAGGGACTTCTCGCGGACGAGCACCCGCCGGCCGACGACGTACGCGACGCCGGAGCCTCCCGGGCCTACGTCCACTACCGTCCGCTGGGCCCGGTCCTCGCCGTGATGCCGTGGAACTTCCCGCTGTGGCAGGTCGTGCGGTTCGCCGCCCCCGCACTCATGGCGGGCAACGTCGGCCTGCTCAAGCACGCGTCGAACGTCCCGCAGACCGCGATGTACCTGGAGGGCCTGTTCCGCCGGGCAGGCTTCCCGCCCGGCTGTTTCCAGACGCTGCTGGTGGGAGCGGGAGCGGTCGAGGCGATCCTGCGTGACCGCCGCGTCGTCGCCGCCACCCTCACCGGCAGTGAACCGGCCGGCCGCTCCGTCGCGTCGATCGCGGGCGACGAGGTCAAGCACACCGTGCTGGAACTGGGCGGCAGCGACCCGTTTCTCGTCCTGCCGTCGGCCGACATCCCGCAGGCCGCCCGCACGGCGGTGACCGCCCGGGTCCAGAACAACGGGCAGTCCTGCATCGCCGCCAAGCGATTCATCGTGCACACCGATGTGTACGACGAGTTCGCCGAGCGGTTCACCGCGGGCATGAACGGTCTGACGGTCGGTGACCCGCAGCAGGAGACCACCGACGTCGGCCCGCTCTCCAGCGAACAGGGCCGCGCCGACCTGGAGGAGCTGGTGGACGACGCCGTGGACCAGGGCGCGACCGCACTGTGCGGGGGCAGCCGGCCCACCGGCCTGGGTGCGGAGCTGGACCGCGGCTGGTTCTACACCCCCACCGTCCTCAGCGGGATCACCCCCGCCATGCGGATCCACCGCGAGGAGACCTTCGGCCCCGTCGCCACGCTGTACCGCGTCGAGGACCTGGACGAAGCCGTGACCCTCGCGAACGACAGCCCGTTCGGCCTCAGCTCCAACGTGTGGACGCGCGACGCCGACGAGAGCCGTCGGTGCGTGCGTGACCTGCAGGCCGGCGGCGTCTTCTTCAACGGCATGACCGCCTCCCACCCCGCGCTGCCGTTCGGCGGGGTGAAGCGCTCCGGTTACGGGCGGGAGCTGGCCGGTCACGGCATCCGTGAATTCTGCAATGCCACGACGGTCTGGTACGGCCCCGAGCCGGACGGAAGCGGCTCCTGAGGGCTGTCCCGTCATCCCTGGTGGATCGGCACGCGGCATCGGATGCGGTGCATCGCAAGGCGGAGGGGCGTCATCGTACCGGTCGTATTCGGACGTTCCGGCCGAGTCGCCCGGCGGGTTCCGCCCGGCGGCGAGGGCTCAGCGGCCGACGGCCTTGGCCAGCTGGGCCTTTGTCATGGTCGAGCGTCCCTTGACGTTCTTCCTTCTGGCCTCTTCGTAGAGCTGGTCGCGCGTGGGGTCCTGGGCCCCGTCGTGGGAGCGCAGCTCGGCGCGCCGCAGGGACGAGAGGTCGTGGACCAACGTACGGCTCGCGGTCGTCGGCTCACCGGA from Streptomyces sp. NBC_01707 includes the following:
- a CDS encoding NADP-dependent succinic semialdehyde dehydrogenase, with translation MPIATVNPANGETLKTFEALGEAEIEHRLATADTTFREYRTTAFGERARLLNRAADLLDEDQQDIARTMTTEMGKPIKAARAEAAKCAKAMRWYAANAEGLLADEHPPADDVRDAGASRAYVHYRPLGPVLAVMPWNFPLWQVVRFAAPALMAGNVGLLKHASNVPQTAMYLEGLFRRAGFPPGCFQTLLVGAGAVEAILRDRRVVAATLTGSEPAGRSVASIAGDEVKHTVLELGGSDPFLVLPSADIPQAARTAVTARVQNNGQSCIAAKRFIVHTDVYDEFAERFTAGMNGLTVGDPQQETTDVGPLSSEQGRADLEELVDDAVDQGATALCGGSRPTGLGAELDRGWFYTPTVLSGITPAMRIHREETFGPVATLYRVEDLDEAVTLANDSPFGLSSNVWTRDADESRRCVRDLQAGGVFFNGMTASHPALPFGGVKRSGYGRELAGHGIREFCNATTVWYGPEPDGSGS
- a CDS encoding plasmid stabilization protein; amino-acid sequence: MPRGSSPRRERQYEHIKESAQELGVSEERAEEIAARTANKERARSGEPTTASRTLVHDLSSLRRAELRSHDGAQDPTRDQLYEEARRKNVKGRSTMTKAQLAKAVGR